The proteins below are encoded in one region of Phaseolus vulgaris cultivar G19833 chromosome 1, P. vulgaris v2.0, whole genome shotgun sequence:
- the LOC137814230 gene encoding F-box/kelch-repeat protein SKIP30, with the protein MSGLIEGLPDAVAIRCLARVPFYLHPVLELVSRSWKAAIRSSELFRARQEVGSTEDLLCVCAFDPENLWQLYDPLRDLWITLPVLPSKIKHLSHFGAVSTAGKLFVIGGGSDAVDPLTGDQDGCFATDEVWSYDPVVRQWAPRAPMLVPRSMFACCALDGKIVVAGGFTSCRKSISQAEMYDPEKDVWIPMPDLHRTHNSACSGVVISGKVHVLHKDMSTVQVLDNAGPGWIVEECAWLQGPMAVVRDSLYVMSHGLILKQDKELRKVVGSASEFRKRIGFAMAGLGDELYVIGGFIGPDRWNWDIKPLSEVDVLTLGNDRPTWRQAAPMTWCHGTILGCTLLRI; encoded by the coding sequence atgtcTGGACTGATTGAAGGACTTCCTGATGCTGTTGCAATTAGGTGCCTTGCACGGGTTCCTTTCTACCTTCACCCAGTGTTAGAGCTTGTCTCTCGATCTTGGAAAGCAGCTATTCGAAGCTCTGAACTATTTAGAGCTCGGCAGGAGGTTGGTTCAACTGAGGATCTGCTATGTGTATGTGCTTTTGATCCAGAGAATTTATGGCAGTTGTATGACCCCTTGCGAGATCTCTGGATTACACTTCCTGTTCTTCCATCAAAGATCAAGCACCTTTCCCACTTTGGTGCAGTTTCCACTGCTGGAAAGTTGTTTGTGATTGGTGGTGGAAGTGATGCTGTTGATCCTTTGACTGGGGACCAAGATGGTTGTTTCGCAACAGATGAAGTCTGGTCATATGACCCTGTAGTCCGACAGTGGGCCCCTCGTGCACCAATGCTTGTCCCACGTTCTATGTTTGCATGCTGTGCTTTGGATGGGAAAATTGTCGTAGCTGGGGGCTTCACTAGCTGCAGAAAATCAATATCTCAAGCAGAAATGTATGATCCTGAGAAGGATGTTTGGATTCCAATGCCTGATCTTCATCGCACTCATAATTCAGCCTGTTCAGGAGTAGTCATCAGCGGAAAGGTGCATGTACTGCACAAGGATATGTCAACAGTGCAAGTTTTAGACAATGCGGGGCCTGGGTGGATTGTTGAGGAATGTGCATGGCTCCAAGGTCCGATGGCAGTTGTCCGTGATTCACTCTATGTGATGAGCCATGGACTAATCCTTAAACAGGACAAAGAACTGAGGAAGGTTGTAGGTTCAGCATCTGAGTTTCGAAAGAGAATTGGATTTGCAATGGCTGGACTAGGTGATGAGTTATACGTGATTGGAGGCTTCATTGGCCCTGATAGATGGAATTGGGACATTAAGCCATTATCCGAAGTTGATGTTCTCACACTTGGAAACGATAGACCAACTTGGCGCCAAGCAGCTCCAATGACTTGGTGTCATGGTACTATTCTTGGTTGTACGCTGCTGAGAATTTAG
- the LOC137816039 gene encoding uncharacterized protein: MYTTRRLWPYFQNNQIIVRIDCPIEKNISKPELAGRMVAWSVELSEFGIRYELRRAIRAQSLANFIIQLSTTTSEQEAWVLYVDGSSNKKGSRAKIVLERPKDFQLEMALKFEFKTSNNQAKYETLIARLILVRDMGAQNVICKSDSQLTMRHIKCEYEI; encoded by the coding sequence ATGTACACAACAAGACGTCTCTGGCCATATTTTCAGAATAATCAGATAATAGTGAGGATCGACTGtccaatagaaaaaaatattagcaAACCAGAACTTGCAGGTAGAATGGTGGCATGGTCAGTGGAGCTTTCAGAATTTGGAATTAGATACGAGCTGCGACGAGCAATCAGAGCACAATCTCTTgcaaattttattattcaattgtCAACAACAACATCTGAGCAGGAAGCATGGGTTCTATATGTTGATGGATCATCAAACAAGAAAGGGAGTAGAGCAAAAATTGTACTAGAGAGACCGAAAGATTTTCAATTAGAGATGgctttgaaatttgaatttaaaacttcaaataatcAAGCCAAATATGAAACCTTAATTGCAAGACTAATTCTCGTCAGAGACATGGGAGCTCAGAACGTCATATGCAAAAGTGATTCTCAACTAACAATGAGACATATAAAATGTGAGTATGAGATTTAG